One Ammospiza caudacuta isolate bAmmCau1 chromosome 11, bAmmCau1.pri, whole genome shotgun sequence genomic window carries:
- the ADIPOQ gene encoding adiponectin yields MRGLAGFLLCSWLLLAPNSIGVAAQETPQPDPKMPCANWMGGAPGYPGHNGAPGRDGKDGRDGLKGDKGDEGPAGPKGEPGPVGSRGFPGPPGSPGIPGIPGQKGKDAFVQRSAFSVGLTEHSPAPNIPIRFSKIFYNEQGHYDPSTGKFLCNVPGTYFFSYHLTVYLSDVKVSLYRKDKAVIFTYDQFQNNNVDQASGSVLLHLSSGDEVWLQVYGNGDKNGVYADNLNDSTFMGFLLYPDPDTY; encoded by the exons ATGAGGGGCCTGGCAGGGTTCCTGCTGTGCtcgtggctgctgctggcccccaACTCCATAGGGGTGGCTGCCCAGGAGACCCCCCAGCCTGACCCCAAAATGCCATGTGCCAACTGGATGGGAGGAGCACCCGGCTACCCTGGCCACAACGGTGCCCCCGGCCGGGATGGGAAGGATGGAAGAGATGGACTCAAGGGAGATAAAGGAGATGAAG GTCCTGCAGGTCCCAAAGGTGAACCAGGCCCAGTAGGGAGCCGAGGCTTTCCCGGACCCCCTGGATCtcctggaattcctggaatCCCAGGGCAGAAGGGCAAAGATGCTTTTGTGCAGCGCTCTGCCTTCAGCGTGGGGCTGACggagcacagcccggccccCAACATCCCCATCCGCTTCAGCAAGATCTTCTACAACGAGCAGGGCCACTACGACCCCAGCACGGGCAAGTTCCTCTGCAACGTGCCTGGCACCTACTTCTTCTCCTACCACCTCACCGTGTACCTGTCAGACGTCAAGGTCAGCCTCTACAGGAAGGACAAGGCCGTCATCTTCACCTACGACCAGTTCCAGAACAACAACGTGGACCAAGCCAGCGGCTCCGTCCTGCTGCACCTCAGCTCTGGGGACGAGGTGTGGCTCCAGGTGTATGGGAACGGGGACAAGAATGGGGTCTATGCTGACAACCTCAATGATTCCACCTTCATGGGCTTCCTCCTGTACCCTGACCCAGATACATACTAA